A stretch of the Malus sylvestris chromosome 10, drMalSylv7.2, whole genome shotgun sequence genome encodes the following:
- the LOC126586842 gene encoding ent-kaurene synthase 5, chloroplastic-like isoform X3 produces the protein MSFSHLSTLRLSTFPSPASTMSRLNGAAEVNAAVLKQSSEGTKERIKKMFDKVHLSVSSYDTAWVAMVPSPNSPKDPFFPECVNWLLCNQLHDGSWGPPNLQPLFTKDALLSTLACILALKQWNVGEEQINKGLHFIESNVASATDEEQQSPVGFNILFPAMIESAMNLKMNLPLGAPTLDALFHRRDFELKRGYASNSEGWRTLLAYISEGFGKSQDWDLVMKYQRKNGSLFNSPATTASAFAHLKNADCLKYLRSLLEKFGNAVPTVYPLDKYARLSMAASLENLGIDRHFREEIRSVLDETYSWLQSDEDILSDAATCAMAFRLLRVNGYDVSADPLTQYSEDRLFNSLGGYMKDIDDALELFRASETIIHPDESVLEKQHHWTSHFLKQELSNTLIRGHNLNKHIGLEVDDALKLPRYAILGRLSTRTAIKYYNTDSTRILKSYYRCLNIGNEDFLKLAVDDFNNCQSIHREELNHLTRWVEEYRLDKLNFARQKQAYCYFSAAATLFPPELSDARISWAKNGVLTTVVDDFFDVGGSEEELINLIQLVEKWDVNVSVDCCSENVEIIFSALKNTINEIGARAFTRQGRSVTSHVIEIWLDLIKSMFKEAQWLKNKSVPTMEEYMENAYVSFALGPIVLPALYLVGPKLSEEAVGSSEFDHLYRLMSTAGRLLNDIQGFKRESAEGKLNAVSLAMIHGNCVTEEEAINEMKNVIVSKRRELLRLVLLEKGSVVPRACKDLFWNMSKVLHLFYAKHDGFTAHDMMKTVNAVMEEPIILSEL, from the exons atgtCTTTCTCTCACCTCAGCACTCTCAGACTTTCCACCTTTCCCTCACCag CTTCAACAATGTCGAGATTAAATGGGGCAGCGGAGGTCAATGCTGCTGTTTTG AAGCAGAGTTCTGAGGGTACgaaagaaagaataaagaagATGTTCGACAAGGTTCATCTCTCGGTTTCCTCATATGACACTGCTTGGGTGGCAATGGTCCCTTCTCCAAATTCCCCAAAGGACCCTTTTTTCCCCGAATGCGTAAACTGGTTATTGTGTAATCAACTCCATGATGGCTCATGGGGTCCTCCTAATTTGCAACCCTTGTTCACGAAAGATGCTCTCTTATCTACCTTAGCTTGCATCCTTGCACTGAAGCAGTGGAATGTTGGCGAAGAACAAATTAACAAGG GGCTACATTTTATTGAATCAAATGTAGCTTCAGCTACTGATGAAGAACAACAATCTCCTGTTGGATTTAATATATTGTTTCCTGCGATGATTGAGTCTGCAATGAATTTGAAGATGAACCTTCCCTTGGGTGCACCAACCCTAGACGCCTTATTTCACAGAAGAGACTTTGAGCTGAAAAG AGGCTATGCAAGCAACTCAGAGGGGTGGAGAACGTTGTTAGCATATATTTCAGAAGGATTTGGAAAGTCGCAGGATTGGGACCTGGTCATGAAGTATCAAAGGAAGAATGGGTCCTTGTTTAATTCACCAGCAACCACCGCCTCTGCTTTTGCTCACCTTAAGAATGCTGATTGCCTTAAGTACCTACGCTCACTCTTAGAGAAGTTTGGGAATGCAG TTCCAACGGTCTATCCTCTAGATAAATATGCCCGCCTTTCTATGGCTGCCAGTCTTGAAAATTTGGGTATTGATCGACATTTCAGGGAGGAAATTAGAAGTGTACTGGATGAAACATACAG CTGGCTGCAGAGTGATGAAGATATATTGTCAGATGCTGCCACCTGTGCAATGGCGTTTCGACTCTTACGTGTTAATGGATATGACGTTTCTGCAG ATCCATTAACTCAATATTCAGAAGATCGTTTGTTCAATTCCCTTGGAGGGTATATGAAGGACATCGATGATGCCTTAGAGTTGTTTAGAGCTTCAGAAACCATCATACATCCAGATGAATCCGTTCTAGAGAAACAACATCACTGGACAAGTCATTTTCTGAAGCAGGAGTTATCCAATACTTTAATTCGGGGTCATAATCTGAATAAGCATATCGGCCTAGAG gtggatgatgctcttaAACTTCCTCGCTATGCAATTCTGGGCCGATTGTCAACCAGAACAGCtataaaatattacaacacaGATAGTACAAGGATTTTAAAATCGTATTATCG TTGTTTGAATATTGGAAATGAAGATTTCCTAAAGCTGGCTGTGGATGACTTCAATAATTGCCAATCTATACACCGTGAAGAACTCAACCATCTTACTAG GTGGGTTGAGGAGTACAGATTAGACAAGCTAAACTTTGCTAGACAGAAGCAGGCATACTGTTACTTCTCTGCTGCTGCAACCCTTTTTCCTCCCGAACTATCAGATGCACGCATATCATGGGCCAAAAATGGAGTCCTTACGACTGTGGTTGATGATTTCTTTGACGTTGGAGGTTCCGAAGAGGAACTGATAAACCTCATACAATTGGTTGAGAA GTGGGATGTGAATGTGAGTGTTGATTGTTGTTCCGAGAATGTTGAAATTATATTTTCAGCACTCAAGAACACAATCAACGAGATTGGAGCCAGGGCATTCACGCGGCAAGGACGCAGTGTGACAAGTCATGTTATAGAGATT TGGTTGGATTTGATCAAGTCTATGTTCAAGGAAGCCCAGTGGTTGAAAAACAAGTCGGTTCCAACAATGGAGGAGTATATGGAAAATGCATATGTATCCTTTGCCTTGGGACCGATTGTCCTTCCAGCTCTCTATTTGGTTGGGCCTAAGCTTTCAGAGGAGGCTGTAGGAAGTTCCGAATTTGATCATCTGTATCGACTCATGAGCACTGCTGGGCGCCTTCTCAATGATATCCAAGGGTTTAAG AGGGAATCTGCAGAAGGGAAGCTAAATGCTGTGTCCTTGGCCATGATTCATGGCAACTGTGTTACCGAGGAAGAGGCCATTAACGAGATGAAGAATGTAATAGTCAGCAAGAGGAGAGAATTGCTAAGATTAGTTTTGCTCGAGAAGGGGAGCGTAGTTCCGAGAGCTTGCAAAGATTTGTTTTGGAACATGAGCAAAGTGCTGCACCTGTTTTACGCTAAGCATGATGGATTCACAGCACATGATATGATGAAGACGGTAAATGCAGTAATGGAAGAACCTATCATTCTCAGCGAACTGTAA
- the LOC126586842 gene encoding ent-kaurene synthase 5, chloroplastic-like isoform X1 — MSFSHLSTLRLSTFPSPASTMSRLNGAAEVNAAVLKQSSEGTKERIKKMFDKVHLSVSSYDTAWVAMVPSPNSPKDPFFPECVNWLLCNQLHDGSWGPPNLQPLFTKDALLSTLACILALKQWNVGEEQINKGLHFIESNVASATDEEQQSPVGFNILFPAMIESAMNLKMNLPLGAPTLDALFHRRDFELKRGYASNSEGWRTLLAYISEGFGKSQDWDLVMKYQRKNGSLFNSPATTASAFAHLKNADCLKYLRSLLEKFGNAVPTVYPLDKYARLSMAASLENLGIDRHFREEIRSVLDETYRSWLQSDEDILSDAATCAMAFRLLRVNGYDVSADPLTQYSEDRLFNSLGGYMKDIDDALELFRASETIIHPDESVLEKQHHWTSHFLKQELSNTLIRGHNLNKHIGLEVDDALKLPRYAILGRLSTRTAIKYYNTDSTRILKSYYRCLNIGNEDFLKLAVDDFNNCQSIHREELNHLTRWVEEYRLDKLNFARQKQAYCYFSAAATLFPPELSDARISWAKNGVLTTVVDDFFDVGGSEEELINLIQLVEKWDVNVSVDCCSENVEIIFSALKNTINEIGARAFTRQGRSVTSHVIEIWLDLIKSMFKEAQWLKNKSVPTMEEYMENAYVSFALGPIVLPALYLVGPKLSEEAVGSSEFDHLYRLMSTAGRLLNDIQGFKRESAEGKLNAVSLAMIHGNCVTEEEAINEMKNVIVSKRRELLRLVLLEKGSVVPRACKDLFWNMSKVLHLFYAKHDGFTAHDMMKTVNAVMEEPIILSEL; from the exons atgtCTTTCTCTCACCTCAGCACTCTCAGACTTTCCACCTTTCCCTCACCag CTTCAACAATGTCGAGATTAAATGGGGCAGCGGAGGTCAATGCTGCTGTTTTG AAGCAGAGTTCTGAGGGTACgaaagaaagaataaagaagATGTTCGACAAGGTTCATCTCTCGGTTTCCTCATATGACACTGCTTGGGTGGCAATGGTCCCTTCTCCAAATTCCCCAAAGGACCCTTTTTTCCCCGAATGCGTAAACTGGTTATTGTGTAATCAACTCCATGATGGCTCATGGGGTCCTCCTAATTTGCAACCCTTGTTCACGAAAGATGCTCTCTTATCTACCTTAGCTTGCATCCTTGCACTGAAGCAGTGGAATGTTGGCGAAGAACAAATTAACAAGG GGCTACATTTTATTGAATCAAATGTAGCTTCAGCTACTGATGAAGAACAACAATCTCCTGTTGGATTTAATATATTGTTTCCTGCGATGATTGAGTCTGCAATGAATTTGAAGATGAACCTTCCCTTGGGTGCACCAACCCTAGACGCCTTATTTCACAGAAGAGACTTTGAGCTGAAAAG AGGCTATGCAAGCAACTCAGAGGGGTGGAGAACGTTGTTAGCATATATTTCAGAAGGATTTGGAAAGTCGCAGGATTGGGACCTGGTCATGAAGTATCAAAGGAAGAATGGGTCCTTGTTTAATTCACCAGCAACCACCGCCTCTGCTTTTGCTCACCTTAAGAATGCTGATTGCCTTAAGTACCTACGCTCACTCTTAGAGAAGTTTGGGAATGCAG TTCCAACGGTCTATCCTCTAGATAAATATGCCCGCCTTTCTATGGCTGCCAGTCTTGAAAATTTGGGTATTGATCGACATTTCAGGGAGGAAATTAGAAGTGTACTGGATGAAACATACAG AAGCTGGCTGCAGAGTGATGAAGATATATTGTCAGATGCTGCCACCTGTGCAATGGCGTTTCGACTCTTACGTGTTAATGGATATGACGTTTCTGCAG ATCCATTAACTCAATATTCAGAAGATCGTTTGTTCAATTCCCTTGGAGGGTATATGAAGGACATCGATGATGCCTTAGAGTTGTTTAGAGCTTCAGAAACCATCATACATCCAGATGAATCCGTTCTAGAGAAACAACATCACTGGACAAGTCATTTTCTGAAGCAGGAGTTATCCAATACTTTAATTCGGGGTCATAATCTGAATAAGCATATCGGCCTAGAG gtggatgatgctcttaAACTTCCTCGCTATGCAATTCTGGGCCGATTGTCAACCAGAACAGCtataaaatattacaacacaGATAGTACAAGGATTTTAAAATCGTATTATCG TTGTTTGAATATTGGAAATGAAGATTTCCTAAAGCTGGCTGTGGATGACTTCAATAATTGCCAATCTATACACCGTGAAGAACTCAACCATCTTACTAG GTGGGTTGAGGAGTACAGATTAGACAAGCTAAACTTTGCTAGACAGAAGCAGGCATACTGTTACTTCTCTGCTGCTGCAACCCTTTTTCCTCCCGAACTATCAGATGCACGCATATCATGGGCCAAAAATGGAGTCCTTACGACTGTGGTTGATGATTTCTTTGACGTTGGAGGTTCCGAAGAGGAACTGATAAACCTCATACAATTGGTTGAGAA GTGGGATGTGAATGTGAGTGTTGATTGTTGTTCCGAGAATGTTGAAATTATATTTTCAGCACTCAAGAACACAATCAACGAGATTGGAGCCAGGGCATTCACGCGGCAAGGACGCAGTGTGACAAGTCATGTTATAGAGATT TGGTTGGATTTGATCAAGTCTATGTTCAAGGAAGCCCAGTGGTTGAAAAACAAGTCGGTTCCAACAATGGAGGAGTATATGGAAAATGCATATGTATCCTTTGCCTTGGGACCGATTGTCCTTCCAGCTCTCTATTTGGTTGGGCCTAAGCTTTCAGAGGAGGCTGTAGGAAGTTCCGAATTTGATCATCTGTATCGACTCATGAGCACTGCTGGGCGCCTTCTCAATGATATCCAAGGGTTTAAG AGGGAATCTGCAGAAGGGAAGCTAAATGCTGTGTCCTTGGCCATGATTCATGGCAACTGTGTTACCGAGGAAGAGGCCATTAACGAGATGAAGAATGTAATAGTCAGCAAGAGGAGAGAATTGCTAAGATTAGTTTTGCTCGAGAAGGGGAGCGTAGTTCCGAGAGCTTGCAAAGATTTGTTTTGGAACATGAGCAAAGTGCTGCACCTGTTTTACGCTAAGCATGATGGATTCACAGCACATGATATGATGAAGACGGTAAATGCAGTAATGGAAGAACCTATCATTCTCAGCGAACTGTAA
- the LOC126586842 gene encoding ent-kaurene synthase 5, chloroplastic-like isoform X7 → MSRLNGAAEVNAAVLKQSSEGTKERIKKMFDKVHLSVSSYDTAWVAMVPSPNSPKDPFFPECVNWLLCNQLHDGSWGPPNLQPLFTKDALLSTLACILALKQWNVGEEQINKGLHFIESNVASATDEEQQSPVGFNILFPAMIESAMNLKMNLPLGAPTLDALFHRRDFELKRGYASNSEGWRTLLAYISEGFGKSQDWDLVMKYQRKNGSLFNSPATTASAFAHLKNADCLKYLRSLLEKFGNAVPTVYPLDKYARLSMAASLENLGIDRHFREEIRSVLDETYRSWLQSDEDILSDAATCAMAFRLLRVNGYDVSADPLTQYSEDRLFNSLGGYMKDIDDALELFRASETIIHPDESVLEKQHHWTSHFLKQELSNTLIRGHNLNKHIGLEVDDALKLPRYAILGRLSTRTAIKYYNTDSTRILKSYYRCLNIGNEDFLKLAVDDFNNCQSIHREELNHLTRWVEEYRLDKLNFARQKQAYCYFSAAATLFPPELSDARISWAKNGVLTTVVDDFFDVGGSEEELINLIQLVEKWDVNVSVDCCSENVEIIFSALKNTINEIGARAFTRQGRSVTSHVIEIWLDLIKSMFKEAQWLKNKSVPTMEEYMENAYVSFALGPIVLPALYLVGPKLSEEAVGSSEFDHLYRLMSTAGRLLNDIQGFKRESAEGKLNAVSLAMIHGNCVTEEEAINEMKNVIVSKRRELLRLVLLEKGSVVPRACKDLFWNMSKVLHLFYAKHDGFTAHDMMKTVNAVMEEPIILSEL, encoded by the exons ATGTCGAGATTAAATGGGGCAGCGGAGGTCAATGCTGCTGTTTTG AAGCAGAGTTCTGAGGGTACgaaagaaagaataaagaagATGTTCGACAAGGTTCATCTCTCGGTTTCCTCATATGACACTGCTTGGGTGGCAATGGTCCCTTCTCCAAATTCCCCAAAGGACCCTTTTTTCCCCGAATGCGTAAACTGGTTATTGTGTAATCAACTCCATGATGGCTCATGGGGTCCTCCTAATTTGCAACCCTTGTTCACGAAAGATGCTCTCTTATCTACCTTAGCTTGCATCCTTGCACTGAAGCAGTGGAATGTTGGCGAAGAACAAATTAACAAGG GGCTACATTTTATTGAATCAAATGTAGCTTCAGCTACTGATGAAGAACAACAATCTCCTGTTGGATTTAATATATTGTTTCCTGCGATGATTGAGTCTGCAATGAATTTGAAGATGAACCTTCCCTTGGGTGCACCAACCCTAGACGCCTTATTTCACAGAAGAGACTTTGAGCTGAAAAG AGGCTATGCAAGCAACTCAGAGGGGTGGAGAACGTTGTTAGCATATATTTCAGAAGGATTTGGAAAGTCGCAGGATTGGGACCTGGTCATGAAGTATCAAAGGAAGAATGGGTCCTTGTTTAATTCACCAGCAACCACCGCCTCTGCTTTTGCTCACCTTAAGAATGCTGATTGCCTTAAGTACCTACGCTCACTCTTAGAGAAGTTTGGGAATGCAG TTCCAACGGTCTATCCTCTAGATAAATATGCCCGCCTTTCTATGGCTGCCAGTCTTGAAAATTTGGGTATTGATCGACATTTCAGGGAGGAAATTAGAAGTGTACTGGATGAAACATACAG AAGCTGGCTGCAGAGTGATGAAGATATATTGTCAGATGCTGCCACCTGTGCAATGGCGTTTCGACTCTTACGTGTTAATGGATATGACGTTTCTGCAG ATCCATTAACTCAATATTCAGAAGATCGTTTGTTCAATTCCCTTGGAGGGTATATGAAGGACATCGATGATGCCTTAGAGTTGTTTAGAGCTTCAGAAACCATCATACATCCAGATGAATCCGTTCTAGAGAAACAACATCACTGGACAAGTCATTTTCTGAAGCAGGAGTTATCCAATACTTTAATTCGGGGTCATAATCTGAATAAGCATATCGGCCTAGAG gtggatgatgctcttaAACTTCCTCGCTATGCAATTCTGGGCCGATTGTCAACCAGAACAGCtataaaatattacaacacaGATAGTACAAGGATTTTAAAATCGTATTATCG TTGTTTGAATATTGGAAATGAAGATTTCCTAAAGCTGGCTGTGGATGACTTCAATAATTGCCAATCTATACACCGTGAAGAACTCAACCATCTTACTAG GTGGGTTGAGGAGTACAGATTAGACAAGCTAAACTTTGCTAGACAGAAGCAGGCATACTGTTACTTCTCTGCTGCTGCAACCCTTTTTCCTCCCGAACTATCAGATGCACGCATATCATGGGCCAAAAATGGAGTCCTTACGACTGTGGTTGATGATTTCTTTGACGTTGGAGGTTCCGAAGAGGAACTGATAAACCTCATACAATTGGTTGAGAA GTGGGATGTGAATGTGAGTGTTGATTGTTGTTCCGAGAATGTTGAAATTATATTTTCAGCACTCAAGAACACAATCAACGAGATTGGAGCCAGGGCATTCACGCGGCAAGGACGCAGTGTGACAAGTCATGTTATAGAGATT TGGTTGGATTTGATCAAGTCTATGTTCAAGGAAGCCCAGTGGTTGAAAAACAAGTCGGTTCCAACAATGGAGGAGTATATGGAAAATGCATATGTATCCTTTGCCTTGGGACCGATTGTCCTTCCAGCTCTCTATTTGGTTGGGCCTAAGCTTTCAGAGGAGGCTGTAGGAAGTTCCGAATTTGATCATCTGTATCGACTCATGAGCACTGCTGGGCGCCTTCTCAATGATATCCAAGGGTTTAAG AGGGAATCTGCAGAAGGGAAGCTAAATGCTGTGTCCTTGGCCATGATTCATGGCAACTGTGTTACCGAGGAAGAGGCCATTAACGAGATGAAGAATGTAATAGTCAGCAAGAGGAGAGAATTGCTAAGATTAGTTTTGCTCGAGAAGGGGAGCGTAGTTCCGAGAGCTTGCAAAGATTTGTTTTGGAACATGAGCAAAGTGCTGCACCTGTTTTACGCTAAGCATGATGGATTCACAGCACATGATATGATGAAGACGGTAAATGCAGTAATGGAAGAACCTATCATTCTCAGCGAACTGTAA
- the LOC126586842 gene encoding ent-kaurene synthase 5, chloroplastic-like isoform X8 has product MSRLNGAAEVNAAVLSSEGTKERIKKMFDKVHLSVSSYDTAWVAMVPSPNSPKDPFFPECVNWLLCNQLHDGSWGPPNLQPLFTKDALLSTLACILALKQWNVGEEQINKGLHFIESNVASATDEEQQSPVGFNILFPAMIESAMNLKMNLPLGAPTLDALFHRRDFELKRGYASNSEGWRTLLAYISEGFGKSQDWDLVMKYQRKNGSLFNSPATTASAFAHLKNADCLKYLRSLLEKFGNAVPTVYPLDKYARLSMAASLENLGIDRHFREEIRSVLDETYRSWLQSDEDILSDAATCAMAFRLLRVNGYDVSADPLTQYSEDRLFNSLGGYMKDIDDALELFRASETIIHPDESVLEKQHHWTSHFLKQELSNTLIRGHNLNKHIGLEVDDALKLPRYAILGRLSTRTAIKYYNTDSTRILKSYYRCLNIGNEDFLKLAVDDFNNCQSIHREELNHLTRWVEEYRLDKLNFARQKQAYCYFSAAATLFPPELSDARISWAKNGVLTTVVDDFFDVGGSEEELINLIQLVEKWDVNVSVDCCSENVEIIFSALKNTINEIGARAFTRQGRSVTSHVIEIWLDLIKSMFKEAQWLKNKSVPTMEEYMENAYVSFALGPIVLPALYLVGPKLSEEAVGSSEFDHLYRLMSTAGRLLNDIQGFKRESAEGKLNAVSLAMIHGNCVTEEEAINEMKNVIVSKRRELLRLVLLEKGSVVPRACKDLFWNMSKVLHLFYAKHDGFTAHDMMKTVNAVMEEPIILSEL; this is encoded by the exons ATGTCGAGATTAAATGGGGCAGCGGAGGTCAATGCTGCTGTTTTG AGTTCTGAGGGTACgaaagaaagaataaagaagATGTTCGACAAGGTTCATCTCTCGGTTTCCTCATATGACACTGCTTGGGTGGCAATGGTCCCTTCTCCAAATTCCCCAAAGGACCCTTTTTTCCCCGAATGCGTAAACTGGTTATTGTGTAATCAACTCCATGATGGCTCATGGGGTCCTCCTAATTTGCAACCCTTGTTCACGAAAGATGCTCTCTTATCTACCTTAGCTTGCATCCTTGCACTGAAGCAGTGGAATGTTGGCGAAGAACAAATTAACAAGG GGCTACATTTTATTGAATCAAATGTAGCTTCAGCTACTGATGAAGAACAACAATCTCCTGTTGGATTTAATATATTGTTTCCTGCGATGATTGAGTCTGCAATGAATTTGAAGATGAACCTTCCCTTGGGTGCACCAACCCTAGACGCCTTATTTCACAGAAGAGACTTTGAGCTGAAAAG AGGCTATGCAAGCAACTCAGAGGGGTGGAGAACGTTGTTAGCATATATTTCAGAAGGATTTGGAAAGTCGCAGGATTGGGACCTGGTCATGAAGTATCAAAGGAAGAATGGGTCCTTGTTTAATTCACCAGCAACCACCGCCTCTGCTTTTGCTCACCTTAAGAATGCTGATTGCCTTAAGTACCTACGCTCACTCTTAGAGAAGTTTGGGAATGCAG TTCCAACGGTCTATCCTCTAGATAAATATGCCCGCCTTTCTATGGCTGCCAGTCTTGAAAATTTGGGTATTGATCGACATTTCAGGGAGGAAATTAGAAGTGTACTGGATGAAACATACAG AAGCTGGCTGCAGAGTGATGAAGATATATTGTCAGATGCTGCCACCTGTGCAATGGCGTTTCGACTCTTACGTGTTAATGGATATGACGTTTCTGCAG ATCCATTAACTCAATATTCAGAAGATCGTTTGTTCAATTCCCTTGGAGGGTATATGAAGGACATCGATGATGCCTTAGAGTTGTTTAGAGCTTCAGAAACCATCATACATCCAGATGAATCCGTTCTAGAGAAACAACATCACTGGACAAGTCATTTTCTGAAGCAGGAGTTATCCAATACTTTAATTCGGGGTCATAATCTGAATAAGCATATCGGCCTAGAG gtggatgatgctcttaAACTTCCTCGCTATGCAATTCTGGGCCGATTGTCAACCAGAACAGCtataaaatattacaacacaGATAGTACAAGGATTTTAAAATCGTATTATCG TTGTTTGAATATTGGAAATGAAGATTTCCTAAAGCTGGCTGTGGATGACTTCAATAATTGCCAATCTATACACCGTGAAGAACTCAACCATCTTACTAG GTGGGTTGAGGAGTACAGATTAGACAAGCTAAACTTTGCTAGACAGAAGCAGGCATACTGTTACTTCTCTGCTGCTGCAACCCTTTTTCCTCCCGAACTATCAGATGCACGCATATCATGGGCCAAAAATGGAGTCCTTACGACTGTGGTTGATGATTTCTTTGACGTTGGAGGTTCCGAAGAGGAACTGATAAACCTCATACAATTGGTTGAGAA GTGGGATGTGAATGTGAGTGTTGATTGTTGTTCCGAGAATGTTGAAATTATATTTTCAGCACTCAAGAACACAATCAACGAGATTGGAGCCAGGGCATTCACGCGGCAAGGACGCAGTGTGACAAGTCATGTTATAGAGATT TGGTTGGATTTGATCAAGTCTATGTTCAAGGAAGCCCAGTGGTTGAAAAACAAGTCGGTTCCAACAATGGAGGAGTATATGGAAAATGCATATGTATCCTTTGCCTTGGGACCGATTGTCCTTCCAGCTCTCTATTTGGTTGGGCCTAAGCTTTCAGAGGAGGCTGTAGGAAGTTCCGAATTTGATCATCTGTATCGACTCATGAGCACTGCTGGGCGCCTTCTCAATGATATCCAAGGGTTTAAG AGGGAATCTGCAGAAGGGAAGCTAAATGCTGTGTCCTTGGCCATGATTCATGGCAACTGTGTTACCGAGGAAGAGGCCATTAACGAGATGAAGAATGTAATAGTCAGCAAGAGGAGAGAATTGCTAAGATTAGTTTTGCTCGAGAAGGGGAGCGTAGTTCCGAGAGCTTGCAAAGATTTGTTTTGGAACATGAGCAAAGTGCTGCACCTGTTTTACGCTAAGCATGATGGATTCACAGCACATGATATGATGAAGACGGTAAATGCAGTAATGGAAGAACCTATCATTCTCAGCGAACTGTAA